The following are encoded in a window of Chlorocebus sabaeus isolate Y175 chromosome 10, mChlSab1.0.hap1, whole genome shotgun sequence genomic DNA:
- the PHOSPHO2 gene encoding pyridoxal phosphate phosphatase PHOSPHO2, translated as MKILLVFDFDNTIIDDNSDTWIVQCAPNKKLPIELRDSYQKGFWTEFMGRVFKYLGDKGVREHEMKRAVTSLPFTPGMVELFNFIRKNKDKFDCIIISDSNSVFIDWVLKAASFHDVFDKVFTNPAAFNSSGHLTVENYHTHSCNRCPKNLCKKVVLIEFVDKQLQQGVNYTQIVYIGDGGNDVCPVTFLKNDDVAMPRKGYTLQKTLSRMSQNLEPMEYSVVVWSSGVDIISHLQFLIKD; from the coding sequence ATGAAAATTTTGCTAGTTTTTGACTTTGACAATACGATCATAGATGACAATAGTGACACTTGGATTGTACAATGTGCTCCCAACAAAAAACTTCCTATTGAACTACGTGATTCTTATCAAAAAGGATTTTGGACAGAATTTATGGGCAGAGTCTTTAAGTATTTGGGAGATAAAGGTGTAAGAGAACATGAAATGAAAAGAGCAGTGACATCATTGCCTTTCACTCCAGGGATGGTGGAACTCTTCAACTTTATAAGAAAGAATAAGGATAAATTTGACTGCATTATTATTTCAGATTCAAATTCGGTCTTCATAGATTGGGTTTTAAAAGCTGCCAGTTTTCATGATGTATTTGATAAAGTGTTTACAAATCCAGCAGCTTTTAATAGCAGTGGTCATCTCACTGTAGAAAATTATCATACTCATTCTTGCAATAGATGCCCAAAGAATCTTTGCAAAAAGGTAGTTTTGATAGAATTTGTAGATAAACAGTTACAACAGGGAGTGAATTATACACAAATTGTTTATATTGGTGATGGTGGAAATGATGTCTGTCCAGTCACCTTTTTAAAGAATGATGATGTTGCCATGCCACGGAAAGGATATACCTTACAGAAAACTCTTTCCAGAATGTCTCAAAATCTTGAGCCTATGGAATATTCTGTTGTAGTTTGGTCCTCAGGTGTTGATATAATTTCTCATTTACAATTTCTAATAAAGGATTAA